One window of Microbacterium sp. Root61 genomic DNA carries:
- a CDS encoding nucleotidyltransferase domain-containing protein — translation MREIPTSLDPTVVAEIDRRLRALTIDHAVRIPWAIESGSRAWGFPSPDSDYDCRFIFVRGRERYLDLWPSRDVLDTPLDATFDVNGWDLAKVIKLIAKGNATAIEWLRSPIVYSGDAAFRDALLSFAGHVVERGAIGRHYLHVARRQQAGRPTLKRFFYVLRPAIALRWLAVHPDEAVPPMDLPTLLQESSVPRSVHDAASDLIAAKAVTRELGTGDAPTILHRFVGDEMLAAEHFETAMPQKDPQEVREFANRFFTSCIS, via the coding sequence ATGCGCGAGATTCCCACTTCTCTCGATCCGACCGTCGTCGCCGAGATCGACCGCCGTCTCCGCGCTCTGACCATCGATCACGCGGTGCGCATTCCGTGGGCGATCGAAAGCGGCAGTCGCGCGTGGGGATTCCCCTCGCCCGACAGCGACTACGACTGCCGGTTCATCTTCGTACGCGGCCGCGAGCGCTATCTCGATCTATGGCCGTCCCGCGATGTCCTCGACACCCCGCTCGACGCTACTTTCGACGTGAACGGCTGGGACCTGGCGAAAGTGATCAAGCTGATCGCCAAGGGCAACGCCACAGCGATCGAGTGGCTCCGATCGCCGATCGTCTACTCGGGGGATGCCGCGTTCAGAGATGCCCTGCTGTCTTTTGCCGGGCATGTCGTCGAACGAGGAGCGATCGGCCGTCACTACCTTCACGTCGCGCGCCGGCAGCAGGCCGGAAGACCCACGCTCAAACGGTTCTTCTACGTGCTGCGGCCGGCTATCGCGCTGCGCTGGCTCGCCGTCCATCCCGACGAAGCCGTGCCACCGATGGATCTCCCGACGCTGTTGCAGGAGAGCAGCGTTCCGCGCTCGGTGCATGACGCCGCGTCGGACCTGATCGCCGCCAAGGCCGTCACTCGCGAGCTCGGCACCGGCGACGCTCCCACCATCCTCCATCGATTCGTCGGCGATGAGATGCTCGCCGCCGAGCATTTTGAGACCGCGATGCCGCAGAAGGACCCACAGGAAGTCCGCGAGTTCGCGAACCGCTTCTTCACCTCGTGCATCAGCTGA
- a CDS encoding pyridoxamine 5'-phosphate oxidase family protein, protein MEQGELIEFVRTHGDAVVATVGADGHPHASYVSITATDRGELVFNARRGSRTVANIAQHPEVAVVVGGRELLTLQCEGRGSEPEETDRDRCVAAYVDAFPQFAASSTMPGIVFIRVTVARARLSDLRSQALIASEWAGAF, encoded by the coding sequence GTGGAACAGGGAGAACTGATCGAATTCGTCCGCACGCACGGCGACGCGGTTGTCGCGACCGTCGGGGCGGACGGTCATCCGCACGCCTCGTACGTGAGCATCACCGCGACGGACAGAGGTGAGCTCGTCTTCAACGCGCGGCGGGGATCCCGGACCGTCGCGAATATCGCGCAGCATCCCGAGGTCGCCGTCGTGGTCGGCGGCCGTGAGCTGTTGACGCTGCAGTGCGAGGGTAGGGGCAGCGAACCCGAGGAGACGGACCGGGATCGCTGCGTGGCCGCCTATGTCGACGCGTTTCCACAGTTCGCGGCCTCATCGACGATGCCGGGAATCGTGTTCATTCGCGTGACGGTCGCCCGCGCGCGGCTCAGCGACCTCCGCTCACAGGCGCTGATCGCGTCCGAGTGGGCCGGTGCTTTCTGA
- a CDS encoding putative quinol monooxygenase yields the protein MGEVRLSGQLVCDSAAQVAIVVRQLPLHILSTRAEDGCLSFEVAPTDDPLVWQVAERFRDATAFRAHQQRAATSDWGRETAGIERRYTVDGID from the coding sequence ATGGGTGAAGTTCGTCTCAGCGGTCAGCTCGTCTGCGATAGCGCCGCGCAGGTCGCGATCGTCGTGCGACAGCTGCCCCTTCACATACTGTCGACGCGCGCTGAGGACGGATGCCTCTCGTTCGAGGTGGCGCCGACGGACGACCCGCTCGTGTGGCAGGTCGCCGAGCGCTTTCGGGATGCCACGGCATTTCGGGCGCATCAGCAGCGTGCCGCGACCAGCGACTGGGGTCGCGAAACGGCAGGCATCGAGCGTCGCTACACGGTCGACGGGATCGACTGA
- a CDS encoding putative immunity protein, producing the protein MPSPQSLSEADRRLVAAWAADCAERVLRLFETDALTDDRPREAITRARAFARGELDAAGEIRRRFVAGRAAHAVTAPAAVAAARAAAQAAGVAHMGAHALGAAAYAAKAAALAAPGQPGATDEERSWQLAQMSPQVQAALQRLPPLGEDSSGPLGAGLLASGALGAHIRAIQAVIGSTPVPNDDR; encoded by the coding sequence GTGCCTTCTCCCCAGTCGCTGAGTGAAGCCGATCGACGTCTGGTCGCGGCGTGGGCGGCGGATTGCGCCGAGCGGGTCTTGAGGCTGTTCGAGACGGATGCTCTGACCGACGACCGTCCTCGCGAAGCGATCACCCGTGCCCGGGCGTTCGCGCGGGGTGAATTGGATGCCGCAGGGGAGATCCGACGGCGTTTCGTCGCCGGCCGCGCCGCACATGCGGTCACTGCCCCTGCAGCCGTCGCGGCCGCCCGGGCGGCGGCACAGGCCGCCGGGGTCGCCCACATGGGCGCGCACGCACTGGGCGCTGCCGCGTATGCCGCGAAGGCCGCCGCGCTCGCCGCCCCGGGCCAGCCCGGGGCGACGGACGAGGAACGCTCCTGGCAGCTGGCGCAGATGAGCCCCCAGGTGCAGGCGGCGCTCCAGCGGCTGCCACCGCTGGGTGAGGACTCGTCCGGTCCGCTCGGTGCCGGGCTCCTCGCCTCCGGGGCGTTGGGAGCGCACATCCGGGCGATCCAGGCCGTCATCGGCAGCACGCCGGTCCCGAACGACGACCGGTAG
- a CDS encoding phosphotransferase, whose protein sequence is MDDERALEGGNATDAVVRIGTTVRKPWTASTAAVNDYVRLLRARGVDAPAPLGRDEQGRRIIEFIDGRPAMETMPLAVTDFARIGGMIRRIHDASEGIEIRTDAAWDTLIPVADADLLCHNDLAPWNLIMGPRWVFIDWDGAGPSTRLWDLAYAAQAFTLNDVSEPPPAAGDRLAALVDGYGADAEMRIALPAAMAQRAQAMHDLLRASDASGREPWGSMYRSGHGEHWRTAAAYVAQHARVWATALA, encoded by the coding sequence ATGGATGACGAACGGGCTCTCGAAGGCGGCAACGCCACGGACGCGGTGGTCAGGATCGGCACGACGGTGCGCAAGCCGTGGACGGCATCCACCGCGGCCGTGAACGACTACGTGCGCCTGCTACGCGCCCGAGGCGTCGATGCCCCTGCGCCGCTCGGTCGAGACGAGCAGGGGCGTCGGATCATCGAGTTCATCGACGGACGCCCCGCCATGGAGACGATGCCGTTGGCCGTGACGGACTTCGCGAGAATCGGCGGAATGATCCGCCGCATCCATGACGCCAGCGAAGGCATCGAGATCAGGACGGACGCCGCGTGGGACACGCTGATTCCCGTCGCGGACGCGGATCTCCTGTGCCACAACGACCTCGCACCCTGGAACCTCATCATGGGACCGCGCTGGGTCTTCATCGACTGGGATGGCGCGGGTCCGAGCACGCGACTGTGGGACCTCGCGTATGCCGCCCAGGCATTCACTCTGAACGACGTGTCGGAACCACCCCCGGCCGCCGGTGACAGACTCGCGGCGCTCGTGGACGGCTACGGTGCCGACGCAGAGATGAGGATCGCGCTCCCCGCGGCAATGGCGCAGCGCGCACAGGCCATGCATGACCTCCTGCGCGCCTCCGATGCCTCCGGACGCGAGCCGTGGGGATCGATGTACCGCAGCGGACACGGCGAGCACTGGCGCACCGCAGCGGCCTATGTCGCGCAGCACGCCCGGGTGTGGGCGACCGCACTCGCCTAG
- a CDS encoding iron chaperone has translation MAEKTEGLSKEERDAVKQRAAELRAQEKAGKSRAAGEQAVREAIAALPDDDRALAEGIDRIVSEVAPQLVPKTWYGFPAYTDADGKVVVFFKAASKFTTRYATLGFEESAQLDDGDIWVTSFALLKLTPEVEKTIADYIRRAAG, from the coding sequence ATGGCTGAGAAGACCGAGGGACTGTCCAAGGAAGAGCGCGACGCGGTCAAGCAGCGGGCTGCCGAGCTGCGCGCGCAGGAGAAGGCCGGAAAGTCCCGCGCGGCGGGGGAGCAGGCCGTCCGCGAGGCGATCGCCGCACTGCCAGACGACGACCGAGCGCTGGCGGAGGGCATCGATCGCATCGTGTCCGAGGTCGCCCCGCAGCTGGTGCCCAAGACCTGGTACGGCTTCCCGGCCTACACCGACGCCGACGGAAAAGTCGTGGTGTTCTTCAAGGCCGCCTCGAAGTTCACGACGCGCTACGCGACGCTGGGGTTCGAAGAGTCCGCCCAGCTCGACGACGGCGACATCTGGGTGACGTCGTTCGCGCTGCTCAAGCTGACCCCCGAGGTTGAGAAGACGATCGCGGACTACATCCGACGCGCCGCGGGCTGA
- a CDS encoding VOC family protein, giving the protein MAVFDHLGITVDDLPRAVAQFDAVFAALGFTRFDADNGASWQREGEPEFIVFAAREPGTGPHRHGRVGWQHLALAVDSPDEVDRLHAIAVDSGWTVVRAPKKYPRFTDRYYASFVEDASGIRIEFMFNPPREAAAD; this is encoded by the coding sequence ATGGCCGTCTTCGATCATCTCGGCATCACCGTCGACGACCTGCCGCGCGCCGTCGCACAGTTCGACGCTGTCTTCGCGGCCCTCGGATTCACTCGTTTCGACGCGGACAACGGAGCCTCCTGGCAGCGAGAGGGTGAGCCTGAGTTCATCGTGTTCGCGGCTCGTGAACCCGGCACGGGGCCGCACAGACATGGACGCGTGGGCTGGCAGCACTTGGCCCTCGCCGTCGATTCGCCGGACGAAGTCGATCGTCTGCATGCGATCGCCGTCGATTCCGGGTGGACGGTGGTGCGTGCGCCGAAGAAGTACCCGCGCTTCACCGATCGCTACTACGCGTCTTTCGTCGAGGACGCCAGCGGCATCCGGATCGAGTTCATGTTCAACCCGCCACGCGAGGCGGCGGCGGACTGA
- a CDS encoding DUF1801 domain-containing protein — protein MAEKQPAMSPSDLPISIVIDRATGPRRAEADELLTLFAEVSGEPPVVWAGRIIGFGEYEYRYESGRTGRSPRLAFAPGPKQHTIYLPEGFSQRWPELMADLGKHRASTVCLYITRLTDVNRDSLRALLERALAEPNPYETH, from the coding sequence ATGGCCGAGAAGCAGCCCGCGATGTCGCCGTCCGACCTGCCGATCTCGATCGTCATCGATCGCGCCACAGGGCCCCGACGCGCCGAGGCCGACGAGCTGCTGACGCTCTTCGCCGAGGTCAGCGGCGAGCCCCCGGTCGTGTGGGCCGGCCGCATCATCGGCTTCGGGGAGTACGAGTACCGCTACGAGAGCGGACGCACCGGCCGCTCTCCCCGTCTCGCGTTCGCCCCCGGGCCGAAGCAGCACACGATCTACCTTCCCGAGGGTTTCTCGCAGCGATGGCCCGAACTCATGGCAGACCTCGGCAAACACCGTGCGAGCACGGTGTGTCTTTACATCACGCGGTTGACGGACGTGAACCGGGACTCGCTACGCGCTCTGCTGGAGCGCGCACTCGCCGAACCGAACCCGTACGAGACGCACTGA
- a CDS encoding thiamine pyrophosphate-binding protein, protein MATETMTVAEAVGRALAERGVAHVFGVVGSGNFQVTHGLVAAGVEFTAARHEMGAACMADAYSRLTGRVAAVSVHQGCGLTNAMTGIGEAAKSHTPMLVLTGDTAVGQEVGNFVIDQDALVASVGAIPRRIHSAATAVSEAIAAYDIAVRNRATVVLSLPVDLQAQACPAQQAIAPATRIIPAGASAEAIAELARILADAERPVILGGRGARHAGAQLRALGAQIGAILVPSAGARGLFSGDEWALDVMGGFATPGAREIIQEADVLLTFGAALNQWTAHHGTLTAQPTVVQIDDQLEAFGKYRDVTVGILGDTAAVAAAVTELLASGGESRVGLRTPETGERIRRIRYWAENLPEEREQPGRIGPGALTAALDAMLPEERVVVPDGGNVNIYPGAFLRVPDERGFVMPLSFQAIGLGLASGIGAAIARPDRMAVVGTGDGSFLMGAVELDTAVRAGLGMVVVVYNDDAYGAEVHLFADEPEKHGIVRFPDTDIAAIARGWGCDGVTVRSLDDLAGVQAWLDGPRDRPLVIDAKVIGDPSPLMAENLAH, encoded by the coding sequence ATGGCGACGGAGACGATGACGGTTGCGGAAGCGGTGGGACGCGCGCTGGCAGAACGGGGCGTAGCCCACGTGTTCGGCGTGGTCGGCAGCGGAAACTTCCAAGTCACCCATGGCCTCGTCGCGGCCGGCGTGGAATTCACCGCCGCCCGGCATGAGATGGGTGCCGCCTGCATGGCGGATGCCTATTCGCGATTGACCGGTCGCGTCGCCGCGGTCAGCGTCCACCAGGGGTGCGGGCTGACGAATGCGATGACGGGCATCGGCGAAGCCGCGAAGTCCCACACTCCGATGCTGGTCCTCACCGGCGACACCGCCGTGGGCCAGGAGGTCGGGAACTTCGTGATCGACCAGGACGCGCTCGTCGCGTCGGTGGGCGCGATCCCTCGGCGCATCCATTCCGCGGCGACGGCGGTCTCCGAGGCAATCGCCGCCTATGACATCGCGGTTCGCAACCGCGCGACGGTCGTGCTGTCGCTGCCGGTGGATCTGCAGGCCCAAGCGTGTCCGGCGCAGCAGGCGATCGCGCCGGCGACGCGGATCATCCCTGCGGGGGCATCCGCGGAAGCCATCGCCGAGTTGGCGCGGATCCTCGCGGATGCCGAACGCCCGGTCATCCTCGGCGGCCGCGGTGCACGGCACGCAGGGGCTCAACTGCGCGCTCTCGGTGCGCAGATCGGAGCGATTCTGGTGCCGTCTGCCGGTGCTCGCGGCCTCTTCTCGGGCGACGAATGGGCGCTCGATGTCATGGGCGGGTTCGCGACACCCGGCGCGCGGGAGATCATCCAGGAAGCGGACGTGCTGCTGACGTTCGGGGCGGCGCTGAACCAGTGGACCGCCCACCACGGCACGCTCACCGCCCAGCCGACTGTCGTGCAGATCGACGACCAGCTCGAGGCGTTCGGGAAATACCGTGACGTCACGGTCGGCATCCTCGGTGACACAGCGGCGGTCGCTGCCGCGGTCACAGAACTCCTGGCGTCCGGCGGCGAAAGTCGCGTCGGATTGCGAACCCCCGAGACGGGCGAGCGCATCCGCCGCATCCGCTACTGGGCGGAGAATCTTCCCGAAGAGCGGGAGCAGCCTGGCCGCATCGGCCCTGGTGCCCTCACCGCCGCGCTCGATGCGATGCTGCCGGAAGAGCGCGTCGTCGTCCCTGACGGCGGCAACGTCAACATCTATCCCGGAGCATTCCTCCGCGTACCGGACGAGCGCGGCTTCGTGATGCCGCTGTCGTTCCAGGCCATCGGCCTGGGGTTGGCCAGCGGTATCGGAGCGGCGATCGCCCGTCCCGACCGTATGGCCGTCGTGGGCACCGGGGACGGCTCCTTCCTGATGGGCGCCGTCGAACTCGACACCGCGGTGCGCGCCGGACTCGGGATGGTGGTCGTCGTCTACAACGACGATGCGTACGGTGCCGAGGTTCACCTCTTCGCTGACGAGCCGGAGAAGCACGGCATCGTTCGGTTCCCCGATACCGACATCGCGGCCATCGCGCGGGGATGGGGATGCGACGGTGTCACGGTGCGCTCACTCGACGACCTCGCCGGTGTCCAGGCCTGGCTGGACGGCCCGCGAGACCGACCCCTTGTCATCGACGCGAAGGTGATCGGCGACCCGTCGCCGCTCATGGCCGAGAACCTGGCGCACTGA
- a CDS encoding ABC transporter ATP-binding protein encodes MLSLKNVTKRYGDAGTGTLAVQDLTFEIGGNEVVTIVGPSGCGKTTVLKLMAGLLEPTSGSITIDGDAVTRPPKQIALVFQDYVNSLYPWMTVEQNVDFPLTRKVRDRTARRERVMTAIESVGLMGFENRYPWQLSGGMQQRVAIARGLAYQPQMLLMDEPFGALDAQTRADLEDLVLHVRDTFGITIVFVTHDIDESVYLADRVLVMGPRPTFIEADLPVSLPSPRDQIETKELPEFARVRSDVYRRIRRSSELMRTGGNKTVTA; translated from the coding sequence ATGCTCTCTCTAAAGAACGTCACCAAGCGCTACGGCGACGCCGGCACCGGCACGCTCGCCGTGCAGGATCTCACGTTCGAGATCGGCGGCAACGAGGTGGTCACGATCGTCGGGCCATCGGGCTGCGGCAAGACGACCGTGCTGAAGCTCATGGCCGGTCTGCTGGAGCCGACGAGTGGTTCGATCACGATCGACGGCGATGCCGTGACTCGGCCGCCCAAGCAGATCGCGCTCGTGTTCCAGGACTACGTGAACTCGCTCTATCCGTGGATGACCGTGGAGCAGAACGTCGATTTTCCCCTCACCCGCAAGGTGCGCGATCGGACAGCACGACGCGAGCGGGTGATGACGGCGATCGAATCGGTGGGACTCATGGGTTTCGAGAACCGATACCCGTGGCAGCTGTCCGGCGGAATGCAGCAGCGAGTCGCGATCGCCCGCGGGCTCGCCTATCAGCCGCAGATGCTGTTGATGGACGAGCCGTTCGGCGCGCTCGACGCGCAGACCCGGGCGGACCTGGAAGATCTCGTTCTGCACGTCCGTGACACCTTCGGCATCACCATCGTCTTCGTCACTCACGACATCGACGAAAGCGTGTACCTCGCCGATCGAGTTCTCGTGATGGGGCCCCGGCCCACCTTCATCGAAGCGGATCTTCCCGTCTCGCTGCCCTCGCCTCGAGACCAGATCGAGACCAAGGAGCTGCCCGAGTTCGCGCGCGTGCGCAGTGACGTGTACCGGCGAATCCGTCGATCCAGCGAACTCATGCGCACGGGCGGCAACAAGACGGTGACGGCGTGA
- a CDS encoding ABC transporter permease, with product MRLKNGVYVAAEILTPILVVLLILWLTNAEPSFFLPPLQDVFVAFADNWLFALVPTELVPSLYRLFSGYAIAVVVGVGAGILIGKNPRIRRQADPVIEFVRAIPPPALLPFTLIAFGTGDEAKIILIALVCVWPILLNTVDGITGVDATLRETGQSYRIGRWDTLVHVDLRAASPQIFAGMRAALPLALIIMVISEMVGATNGVGFVIVQAQRTFAIADMWSGIILLGILGYLLNLIFTVVERRVLAWHHGARARVH from the coding sequence ATGAGGCTCAAGAATGGTGTCTACGTCGCCGCGGAGATCCTCACCCCGATTCTCGTCGTCCTCCTGATCCTCTGGTTGACCAACGCCGAGCCGAGCTTCTTCCTGCCCCCGCTTCAGGATGTGTTCGTCGCCTTTGCGGACAATTGGCTCTTCGCGCTCGTCCCGACTGAGCTCGTCCCCAGCCTCTACCGGCTGTTCTCCGGGTACGCGATCGCGGTCGTCGTCGGGGTAGGCGCCGGCATCCTGATCGGGAAGAACCCGCGGATACGCCGCCAGGCCGATCCTGTGATCGAGTTCGTCCGCGCCATCCCACCGCCGGCGCTGCTTCCCTTCACCCTGATCGCCTTCGGCACGGGAGACGAGGCGAAGATCATCCTGATCGCCCTGGTGTGCGTGTGGCCGATCCTGTTGAACACGGTCGACGGCATCACGGGCGTCGACGCCACGCTGCGTGAGACCGGCCAGAGCTACCGGATCGGTCGCTGGGACACCCTGGTCCATGTGGATCTGCGCGCGGCGAGCCCGCAGATCTTCGCCGGAATGCGTGCCGCTCTGCCGCTGGCACTGATCATCATGGTCATCAGCGAGATGGTGGGCGCCACCAACGGGGTCGGGTTCGTCATCGTGCAAGCGCAGCGGACGTTCGCGATCGCCGATATGTGGTCCGGGATCATCCTGCTGGGCATCCTCGGATACCTGCTCAACCTCATCTTCACCGTCGTCGAGCGACGGGTCCTTGCCTGGCACCACGGCGCGCGCGCCCGAGTCCACTGA
- a CDS encoding ABC transporter permease gives MIILVLELVTRLEILPSRYLPPPSVVIGRLFELLTEPVAWQAIGMTLLAWFLGLLIAAVVAVPLGLLLGTSELAYRATRPIVEFLRPVPSVALIPVVFLIFKPGSLEGTVFLAAFAATWPLLVQVIYGVRAINPVQMATARSFQIGGAQTFLRVVLPGATPYLSTGLRISSSVALILVVTGQIIMGAPGIGMEINRAREGADVPLMYAYVIIAGVLGLLLNSVFAAIERRALHWHASQRVSVR, from the coding sequence GTGATCATCCTGGTGCTGGAGCTGGTGACGCGACTGGAGATCCTTCCGTCGCGTTACCTGCCCCCGCCGAGCGTCGTGATCGGTCGCCTCTTTGAGCTGCTGACCGAGCCGGTTGCCTGGCAGGCGATCGGGATGACGCTGCTCGCCTGGTTTCTGGGCCTCCTGATCGCGGCGGTGGTGGCTGTACCCCTCGGCCTACTTCTCGGGACGAGTGAGCTCGCCTATCGCGCCACTCGGCCGATAGTGGAGTTCCTGCGGCCGGTCCCCTCCGTGGCGTTGATCCCGGTCGTGTTCCTCATCTTCAAGCCCGGTTCTCTGGAGGGCACCGTGTTTCTCGCGGCGTTCGCGGCGACGTGGCCGCTGCTGGTTCAAGTTATCTACGGGGTGCGGGCGATCAACCCGGTCCAGATGGCCACCGCGCGATCGTTCCAGATCGGCGGCGCGCAGACCTTCCTCCGCGTGGTGCTCCCCGGTGCCACACCGTATTTGTCGACCGGCCTGAGGATCTCCTCATCGGTCGCGTTGATTCTGGTGGTGACCGGGCAGATCATCATGGGCGCGCCCGGAATCGGAATGGAGATCAACCGTGCCCGCGAAGGTGCCGATGTGCCCCTCATGTATGCCTACGTGATCATCGCGGGAGTGTTGGGGCTGCTGCTCAACTCCGTCTTCGCAGCGATCGAACGTCGTGCCTTGCACTGGCACGCCTCACAGCGGGTGAGTGTGCGATGA
- a CDS encoding ABC transporter substrate-binding protein gives MTKRSWMARLVTAAAVGAVTTTVLAGCSSGDQAAPAQSGDAEMRTVNVAVLPTSNMAAVYLGEAEGFFADEGLDLNMTTVGGGAEMIAGLQAGSFDFIVAGYVPLFAAAANGLPLAIIAANDVGGGTPDEEWQALLVGADSTAKTATDLEGAKIGVNALKGVAEATIRASLRQQDVDDTTVQFVEIPFSEVPAALANGTVDAAFGSEPFITGTLADGGRVIDTPSYNLGANFPNGAWATSVDITENEADLVDRFTRAITASIEFAAENDDAVRAILPTYTALTPELAEQIRLPIFRSALDRAQLDTLADLLVEFEVVAKAPDLDQLIQG, from the coding sequence ATGACGAAGCGATCATGGATGGCGCGGCTGGTGACAGCCGCCGCCGTCGGCGCGGTGACGACGACTGTGCTGGCAGGGTGCTCTTCGGGCGATCAGGCCGCTCCCGCACAGAGCGGAGACGCGGAGATGCGGACGGTGAATGTGGCAGTTCTGCCCACCTCGAATATGGCGGCCGTGTACCTCGGCGAGGCGGAAGGCTTCTTCGCCGACGAAGGCCTCGACCTGAACATGACTACGGTCGGCGGGGGAGCGGAGATGATCGCCGGCCTGCAGGCAGGTTCATTCGACTTCATTGTCGCCGGCTATGTGCCGCTCTTCGCTGCGGCCGCGAACGGGCTGCCCTTGGCCATCATCGCGGCCAACGATGTCGGTGGCGGGACCCCGGATGAGGAGTGGCAGGCGCTGCTCGTCGGGGCGGACTCCACGGCGAAGACCGCAACCGACCTCGAGGGCGCCAAGATCGGTGTGAACGCGCTCAAAGGTGTGGCCGAGGCGACGATCCGCGCATCCCTCAGGCAGCAGGATGTGGATGACACGACGGTGCAGTTCGTCGAGATTCCGTTCTCCGAGGTGCCCGCAGCACTCGCCAACGGCACCGTTGACGCCGCGTTCGGCTCTGAGCCCTTCATCACCGGCACGCTGGCAGACGGGGGGCGAGTCATCGACACCCCGTCGTACAACCTCGGCGCCAACTTCCCCAACGGCGCGTGGGCGACTTCGGTGGACATCACCGAGAACGAGGCAGATCTCGTCGATCGGTTCACGAGGGCGATCACCGCATCGATCGAGTTCGCGGCGGAGAACGACGACGCGGTCCGCGCGATCCTCCCGACCTACACCGCGCTGACCCCGGAGTTGGCCGAGCAGATCCGCCTGCCGATCTTCCGATCCGCGCTCGACCGGGCACAGCTGGACACCCTGGCCGATCTCCTCGTCGAGTTCGAGGTCGTGGCCAAGGCGCCCGACCTGGATCAACTGATCCAGGGCTGA
- a CDS encoding LysR family transcriptional regulator, which translates to MDLNLLKVFVAVYETGTVTAAAERLFVTQSAVSQSLTRLRRELGDQLFGRDGRALRATPAAHTLYPEFHAALSRVESAVAALRDFDPATAQHRFRLALSELGEVGFLPTILRALADSAPGIEVEVVPLDVRALPEWLARGRVDLAIASTPPPGEFTGPILKSERYVLLMSATHPLATRKSITRQSFANARYLMTSSDSAAPGVEAALERAGVRITPELVVGHTSALPGLLHAGPWITVVPSSLAENWMPMWPLVTRPLPVDLAPIHVRLYSRSTSPQSAALRWFHQAIVTAVHSAPPQFWSPPTGSSTDVASRLPA; encoded by the coding sequence ATGGACCTCAACCTGCTCAAGGTCTTCGTCGCCGTCTACGAAACGGGAACGGTGACGGCCGCGGCCGAGCGCCTATTCGTGACGCAATCAGCCGTCAGCCAGTCCCTGACGCGGCTGCGACGCGAACTGGGCGATCAGCTCTTCGGCCGAGACGGTCGGGCGCTCCGCGCCACCCCGGCCGCACATACGCTCTATCCCGAATTCCACGCCGCCCTCAGCAGAGTGGAATCCGCCGTCGCCGCGCTCCGAGACTTCGACCCCGCGACAGCCCAGCACCGGTTCCGACTCGCTCTGTCCGAACTGGGCGAAGTCGGGTTCCTCCCGACCATCCTGCGAGCTCTCGCCGATTCCGCTCCCGGGATCGAAGTCGAAGTCGTCCCCCTGGACGTGCGCGCTCTTCCGGAATGGCTCGCGCGCGGACGGGTCGACCTCGCGATCGCCTCGACACCACCACCGGGCGAGTTCACCGGGCCGATCCTCAAGTCCGAGCGCTACGTGCTCCTCATGTCCGCGACCCATCCGCTCGCGACCCGGAAGTCCATCACGCGGCAGTCATTCGCGAACGCCCGGTATCTGATGACATCCAGCGATTCGGCGGCGCCGGGTGTCGAAGCGGCGCTGGAGCGCGCGGGCGTCCGGATCACCCCCGAGCTGGTGGTCGGCCACACATCGGCACTGCCGGGGTTGCTTCATGCGGGCCCGTGGATCACCGTCGTCCCGTCAAGCCTTGCCGAGAACTGGATGCCGATGTGGCCGCTGGTCACGCGACCGCTTCCGGTCGACCTCGCGCCCATCCATGTCAGGCTCTACTCGCGATCGACGAGCCCGCAAAGCGCCGCCCTCCGCTGGTTTCACCAGGCCATCGTGACGGCGGTGCACTCCGCGCCGCCGCAGTTCTGGTCTCCTCCGACCGGGTCGAGCACCGACGTCGCTTCCCGCCTTCCCGCGTGA